The following are from one region of the Methanoculleus caldifontis genome:
- a CDS encoding DNA primase small subunit PriS gives MRPATLEFVKQRFSEYYRKQNLPAPSSLEQREWGFAYLDAAAEIRMRRHMAFSDPLELSAYVRNMTPAHVYYSTAYYQTPSAPTMNEKRWAGADLIFDLDADHIIRGSYTMMLERVREETVKLVGMLVDELGFSRNHIRIAFSGGRGYHIHITDIAVRGWGSPERREVVDYVCGIGLDPAVMLAAGPRNGWRGRYADALRAHLLWIKGLDPAGAKDRLAGVPGVSKAAAGKFHAGLDALLEKSPEELLQNPVVRAIAAAPDFADRLRDAGARADEPVTTDIKRLIRAPGSLHGGSGMRVVPLEIRDLADFDPLVDAVVFGDREVRVEMKANFSTSLLGNTYTLKAGTAAVPEALAVFLCCRNMAEITGGA, from the coding sequence ATGAGGCCCGCAACGCTCGAGTTTGTGAAGCAGAGGTTCTCCGAGTACTACCGGAAGCAGAACCTCCCCGCTCCGTCATCCCTCGAGCAGCGCGAGTGGGGGTTCGCCTACCTCGACGCCGCGGCTGAGATCCGGATGCGGCGGCACATGGCGTTCTCCGACCCGCTGGAACTCTCGGCCTACGTCAGGAACATGACGCCCGCCCACGTCTACTACTCGACGGCCTACTACCAGACCCCGTCGGCGCCGACGATGAACGAGAAGCGCTGGGCCGGTGCCGACCTGATCTTCGACCTCGACGCGGACCATATCATCCGCGGCTCCTACACGATGATGCTTGAGCGGGTGAGAGAGGAGACCGTGAAACTGGTCGGGATGCTCGTCGACGAGCTCGGCTTTTCGCGGAACCATATCCGGATCGCCTTCTCAGGAGGGCGCGGCTACCATATCCACATCACCGATATCGCCGTGCGGGGGTGGGGAAGCCCGGAGCGGCGCGAGGTCGTCGACTACGTCTGCGGCATCGGACTCGACCCCGCCGTGATGCTCGCAGCGGGTCCGCGGAACGGGTGGCGGGGGCGTTACGCCGACGCCCTCCGGGCCCACCTCCTCTGGATCAAGGGACTTGATCCTGCCGGGGCGAAAGACCGCCTCGCGGGAGTGCCGGGGGTCAGCAAGGCGGCTGCCGGCAAGTTCCACGCGGGCCTCGACGCTCTCCTCGAGAAGAGCCCGGAGGAACTCCTCCAGAACCCGGTCGTCCGGGCGATCGCGGCCGCGCCCGACTTCGCGGACCGGCTCCGGGACGCCGGGGCGCGTGCGGACGAGCCGGTCACGACCGATATCAAGCGGCTGATCCGGGCGCCGGGGTCGCTGCACGGCGGCAGCGGGATGCGGGTGGTCCCGCTCGAGATCCGGGACCTCGCGGACTTCGACCCGCTCGTCGACGCCGTGGTCTTCGGCGACCGGGAGGTGCGGGTGGAGATGAAGGCGAACTTCTCAACGTCCCTCCTCGGGAACACCTACACGCTCAAAGCCGGGACCGCGGCCGTCCCCGAAGCGCTCGCGGTCTTCCTCTGCTGCCGGAACATGGCCGAGATCACCGGGGGTGCGTGA
- a CDS encoding 50S ribosomal protein L44e, which produces MKMPSKFKTYCPFCRNHQTHEVVKVKKGKVRHFNWIDRQKGRRSTVGNMGKFSKVPGGDKPTKRINVRYRCTVCGKAHLRAGFRLGKFELTE; this is translated from the coding sequence ATGAAAATGCCGTCAAAGTTCAAGACGTACTGCCCATTCTGCAGGAACCACCAGACCCACGAGGTCGTGAAGGTGAAGAAGGGCAAAGTGCGCCACTTCAACTGGATCGACCGCCAGAAGGGACGCAGGAGCACTGTGGGCAACATGGGCAAGTTCAGCAAGGTGCCCGGCGGCGACAAGCCGACGAAGAGGATCAACGTCAGATACCGGTGCACGGTCTGCGGAAAGGCGCACCTTCGGGCTGGATTCCGGCTCGGCAAGTTTGAACTTACGGAGTGA
- a CDS encoding 30S ribosomal protein S27e: MVRLNRENRSTFLRVKCPDCENEQIVFERASTVVECSVCGRILAEPHGGKADIKAEILAVLE, encoded by the coding sequence ATGGTTCGGCTGAACAGAGAGAACAGGAGCACGTTCCTCCGGGTAAAGTGCCCCGACTGTGAGAATGAACAGATAGTCTTTGAGAGAGCGAGTACCGTCGTGGAGTGCAGCGTCTGCGGGAGGATCCTTGCAGAGCCCCACGGTGGGAAAGCTGATATAAAGGCTGAAATACTGGCAGTACTTGAGTGA
- a CDS encoding translation initiation factor IF-2 subunit alpha — translation MHEREWPDEGELVVCTVADVKDFAAFVTLDEYDGRRGLIPISEIARGWIKYIRDYVREGQKVVCKVLNVDADRGHIDLSLKDVNEHQRREKIHEWKNEQKAMKWIGFASEATGVDQAVIEEAIYREYGVLYPAFEDLVATGGEAAEKLKLDAPVRESLVSIAHENVKVSKVTITGHLILTSDRPDGVNVIRRALRSAQPKVEDVEIDLIYIGAPKYRIKVTAPDYKEAEKAIEKAAGAAVGVVERAGGSGKFIRKQKAG, via the coding sequence ATGCACGAGAGAGAGTGGCCCGATGAAGGCGAACTCGTCGTCTGCACCGTCGCGGACGTCAAGGACTTTGCAGCGTTCGTGACCCTGGACGAGTACGACGGACGGCGAGGCCTGATACCGATATCCGAGATAGCGCGGGGCTGGATCAAGTATATCCGGGACTACGTACGGGAGGGACAGAAGGTCGTCTGCAAAGTCCTGAACGTCGATGCCGACCGCGGCCACATCGATCTCTCGTTGAAGGACGTTAACGAGCATCAGCGGCGCGAGAAGATTCACGAGTGGAAGAACGAGCAGAAAGCCATGAAGTGGATCGGGTTCGCTTCCGAGGCGACGGGAGTGGACCAGGCGGTGATCGAGGAGGCCATATACCGGGAGTACGGCGTGCTGTACCCGGCCTTCGAGGACCTCGTCGCCACCGGCGGCGAAGCGGCCGAGAAGCTGAAACTCGATGCGCCGGTCAGGGAATCCCTCGTCTCCATCGCGCACGAGAACGTGAAGGTCTCGAAGGTGACCATCACCGGGCACCTCATCCTGACGTCGGATCGGCCCGACGGCGTCAACGTGATCCGCCGGGCGCTCAGGAGCGCACAGCCGAAGGTCGAGGATGTAGAGATCGACCTGATCTACATCGGAGCCCCGAAATACCGGATAAAAGTGACCGCACCCGATTACAAGGAAGCCGAGAAGGCGATCGAGAAGGCGGCGGGCGCCGCCGTCGGTGTGGTCGAGCGGGCAGGCGGATCCGGTAAGTTTATCCGGAAACAGAAAGCCGGATAA
- a CDS encoding RNA-protein complex protein Nop10: MSSRIRRCPVDRRYTLSPVCPVCGGPTGPAHPARFSPQDRYCRYRKGLRRWNTSQ; encoded by the coding sequence ATGAGCAGCCGTATTCGTCGCTGTCCGGTGGACCGCAGATATACGCTCTCCCCGGTCTGCCCCGTCTGCGGCGGGCCGACAGGGCCGGCCCACCCGGCACGTTTTTCACCGCAGGACAGGTATTGCAGATACCGCAAGGGGTTACGGAGATGGAACACGTCACAGTGA
- a CDS encoding proteasome assembly chaperone family protein — protein sequence MEHVTVNFLRDDDLDAPVLIEGLPGIGHVGKLVAEHLIHELKAEKVAEISSLHFPPHVIVDEHGITHLVNNEIYRYERDGKATLFLVGDFQSNSAEGHYILAESYLDIAEELGVRRVYALGGYGVGHLVERPRVLSAVNMEHLRAEVEAAGGSFENAASGGMIVGASGLLLGLGEARGIEGICLMGETSGYIVDPKSADSLLSVLSRLTGIEVDHTSLQQRAADMEQIIANIQEAEEAKGREELSYIG from the coding sequence ATGGAACACGTCACAGTGAACTTTCTGCGCGACGACGACCTCGACGCCCCGGTCCTGATCGAGGGCCTGCCCGGCATCGGGCACGTCGGGAAACTCGTTGCGGAGCACTTGATCCACGAGTTAAAGGCCGAGAAGGTCGCAGAGATCTCCTCGCTCCACTTCCCGCCCCACGTGATCGTCGATGAGCACGGCATCACCCACCTCGTCAATAACGAGATCTACCGCTACGAGAGAGACGGGAAGGCGACCCTCTTCCTCGTAGGGGACTTCCAGAGCAACTCGGCAGAGGGCCACTACATCCTTGCCGAGAGTTACCTCGATATCGCCGAAGAACTCGGCGTCCGGCGAGTCTACGCTCTCGGAGGCTACGGTGTCGGCCACCTGGTCGAGAGGCCGCGGGTCCTCTCGGCCGTCAACATGGAGCACCTCCGGGCCGAGGTGGAGGCGGCAGGAGGGTCGTTTGAGAACGCCGCGAGCGGCGGGATGATCGTCGGGGCATCCGGGCTCCTCCTCGGCCTCGGCGAGGCGCGGGGCATCGAGGGGATCTGTCTCATGGGAGAGACAAGCGGCTACATCGTCGACCCGAAAAGCGCCGACAGCCTCCTCTCCGTCCTCTCCCGCCTGACCGGGATCGAGGTCGACCATACTTCCCTGCAGCAGCGTGCCGCGGATATGGAGCAGATCATCGCCAATATCCAGGAAGCCGAGGAAGCGAAGGGCCGGGAAGAACTGAGCTATATCGGGTAA
- a CDS encoding RDD family protein encodes MATIYLARWETRFWAWLIDIILIGLPFWALSDYLPPAWRFTIDPGLISISLSSVVLFLYWTLLEGYRGQSIGKMALKIRVTGRAGEDIGFGAAAAESIGKAFLLVPDCLIGWLAMPGSKQRLFNRISNTIVIETREREEPEGVTYVKSEE; translated from the coding sequence ATGGCCACTATCTACCTCGCCCGCTGGGAGACCCGGTTCTGGGCCTGGCTCATCGATATCATCCTGATCGGGCTGCCGTTCTGGGCGCTCTCCGATTACCTCCCGCCCGCCTGGAGGTTCACGATAGATCCCGGCCTCATCTCGATAAGCCTCTCCTCCGTCGTCCTCTTTCTCTACTGGACGCTGCTCGAAGGCTACCGGGGCCAGTCCATAGGCAAGATGGCGTTGAAGATCCGGGTCACCGGCCGTGCCGGGGAGGATATCGGCTTTGGTGCCGCGGCAGCAGAGAGCATCGGTAAAGCGTTTCTCCTCGTCCCCGACTGCCTGATCGGCTGGCTCGCGATGCCGGGCTCAAAACAGAGGCTCTTCAACCGGATCTCGAACACCATCGTGATCGAGACCCGCGAGAGGGAAGAGCCGGAAGGCGTCACCTACGTGAAATCCGAAGAGTGA
- a CDS encoding rhodanese-like domain-containing protein gives MVDLVLVLAVGCIIAAVLIGGCLGSGPAPENGTVRTIPPVEAFALIEEKRGSQNFTVIDVRRPDEFAGGHIAGAVNVNSATFSERIGDLDPAGTYVICCQRGGRSAGVREMMREAGFREVYEVEGGMSAWTAAGLPVTKD, from the coding sequence ATGGTCGACCTCGTGCTCGTGCTTGCCGTTGGATGCATCATCGCCGCTGTCCTGATCGGCGGCTGTCTCGGGAGTGGTCCGGCCCCGGAGAACGGGACCGTCAGAACCATCCCGCCCGTCGAGGCGTTCGCCCTGATCGAAGAGAAGAGGGGCAGTCAGAACTTTACCGTCATCGACGTGAGGAGGCCCGACGAGTTCGCCGGCGGACATATCGCGGGTGCGGTCAACGTCAACTCCGCGACCTTCTCGGAGCGTATCGGGGACCTCGACCCGGCCGGGACCTACGTCATCTGCTGCCAGCGGGGCGGCCGGAGCGCCGGCGTCCGCGAGATGATGCGGGAGGCCGGGTTCCGCGAGGTCTACGAGGTCGAAGGCGGGATGAGTGCCTGGACGGCCGCCGGGCTTCCGGTGACGAAGGACTGA
- a CDS encoding ATP-binding cassette domain-containing protein — protein MNAFTVEDLIRHLERLQARGPIPLDVKGGEVLGVLCISGQGRRTLISILMTMLFPVSGFAERSPLAILGNLGDVRRSMGIVLQEPVLDPALTGRENLDFHARLHGLDGRTRTRRIAEVIDLFGLPESAGAVVGTYSPAMVRRLEIARAFLAHPGILFLAEPTDGLDEPGRREIWSLLRRLNRERKVTIVFTTHDVGEAAAVCNRIAVVDGGEVVALDTAETFQAFMVTRNGMLESDGIS, from the coding sequence ATGAACGCCTTTACCGTTGAGGACCTGATCCGGCACCTGGAGCGGTTGCAGGCGCGGGGTCCGATTCCGCTCGACGTGAAGGGCGGGGAGGTGCTGGGCGTCCTCTGCATCAGCGGCCAGGGCCGCCGGACCCTGATCTCCATCCTCATGACGATGCTCTTCCCGGTATCGGGATTTGCCGAGCGGTCGCCGCTTGCGATCCTCGGAAACCTCGGGGACGTCCGGCGGAGCATGGGTATCGTCCTCCAGGAGCCGGTGCTCGACCCCGCACTGACCGGCAGGGAGAACCTGGACTTTCACGCACGGCTGCACGGGCTGGACGGCAGGACACGGACCCGGAGGATCGCCGAGGTCATAGACCTCTTCGGGCTCCCGGAGAGCGCCGGGGCGGTGGTCGGAACTTACTCCCCGGCGATGGTCCGGCGCCTCGAGATCGCCCGGGCATTCCTCGCGCACCCCGGCATCCTCTTTCTTGCCGAACCGACGGATGGTCTGGACGAGCCCGGCCGTCGGGAGATCTGGAGCCTGCTCCGGCGGCTGAACCGCGAGAGGAAGGTGACGATCGTCTTCACGACGCACGATGTGGGTGAGGCGGCGGCAGTCTGCAACCGGATCGCGGTGGTGGACGGCGGAGAGGTTGTGGCCCTCGACACGGCGGAGACCTTCCAGGCGTTCATGGTCACCCGGAATGGGATGCTGGAATCCGACGGCATCTCCTGA
- a CDS encoding DUF1614 domain-containing protein produces METELPGIAVLPIFFGPEQILIALAVLIPALVIFNLLLASEEAFESIGLRFYQGVLVTAGALIGSLIDIPLVAIGEATIAVNVGGAVIPLFVTAGMVGRGRISHYKTLAAVVAVSLVAYTFATPVPGVGITMPFYVAPLAGAVAGLLLARGCRTAPGLAYAGGTMGTLLGADIFNLVDPAVIAALAGGRATVLSIGGAGIFDGIFITGVLAVLLAVYAGGRLRDKAGVCPQEEGE; encoded by the coding sequence ATGGAGACCGAGTTGCCCGGGATCGCGGTTCTGCCGATCTTCTTCGGCCCGGAGCAGATCCTCATCGCCCTCGCCGTCCTCATACCGGCGCTCGTCATATTCAACCTGCTTCTCGCGAGCGAAGAGGCCTTCGAGTCGATCGGCCTCCGGTTCTACCAGGGGGTGCTGGTGACCGCAGGGGCGTTGATCGGCAGCCTGATCGACATCCCGCTCGTCGCTATCGGGGAAGCCACCATCGCGGTCAATGTCGGCGGCGCCGTCATCCCCCTCTTCGTGACCGCCGGGATGGTCGGACGGGGCCGGATATCGCACTACAAGACCCTCGCGGCCGTCGTCGCCGTCTCGCTCGTCGCCTACACCTTCGCGACCCCGGTTCCCGGCGTCGGGATCACGATGCCGTTCTACGTCGCCCCCCTCGCAGGAGCCGTAGCAGGCCTCCTCCTCGCCCGGGGCTGCCGCACCGCGCCGGGGCTCGCCTACGCGGGCGGGACGATGGGCACTCTGCTCGGCGCCGACATCTTCAACCTCGTCGACCCGGCGGTGATTGCGGCGCTCGCCGGGGGGAGGGCGACGGTCCTCTCGATAGGAGGGGCGGGGATCTTCGACGGCATCTTCATCACCGGAGTCCTCGCGGTCCTGCTCGCGGTGTATGCAGGAGGACGCCTCCGGGATAAAGCCGGGGTCTGTCCGCAGGAGGAGGGGGAGTGA
- the asnB gene encoding asparagine synthase (glutamine-hydrolyzing), with the protein MCGVAGQYALNGGEADAVLVGAMAERLAHRGPDGEGTFLSGPIGLAHRRLAIIDLSDEGRQPMANEDGSLQIVFNGEIYNYRELREELIAAGHRFASATDTEVILHAYEEWGRDCLARFNGMWAFAIWDGHRRELFCARDRLGVKPFYYTTAAGSFLFASEIKALRAHPGVGGRPNDRMLMTFLAWGVADHTAETMYDGIFQLPPAHLLVVSEGGAGVPERYWDFAMNGASGGADDDAAAERVRDLLTDSVRLRLRSDVPVGTCLSGGIDSSTVTALINDLLRAEHPESVGNRQRTFSVCFDDPRFDESRHIDVVVAATGVASRRTTPDTEGLWEDIGRLLYMQDEPFASLSIYAQYCVMRLARDEVKVVLDGQGADEQLAGYIAYQAPYIRGLLRGGEVARALREGFGSAKRHGSFLSWAARQFFVRSERRGLLKGPAPEVLRYAGSLDEVLKREVTASNLPLLLHWEDRNSMAFSIEARVPFLDYRLVEYLASLPLDQKVRRGVTKHVLRRAIRALVPDAIRCRMDKMGFVTPEEAWMKDELAPEILALFSSPEFAGRPYWDAERVLGNYREFLDGKSAYSTEFWRIACAELWLRQFATGQRAGTGAP; encoded by the coding sequence ATGTGCGGTGTTGCCGGGCAGTATGCCCTGAACGGGGGAGAGGCGGACGCGGTCCTCGTCGGGGCCATGGCGGAGCGGCTCGCCCACCGGGGTCCTGACGGCGAGGGCACCTTCCTCTCCGGCCCGATCGGCCTCGCCCACCGCCGCCTCGCGATCATCGACCTCTCCGACGAGGGCCGGCAGCCGATGGCAAACGAGGACGGGTCGCTCCAGATCGTCTTCAACGGCGAGATCTACAACTACCGCGAGCTCCGGGAGGAGCTCATTGCCGCCGGGCACCGTTTTGCCTCCGCGACCGACACGGAGGTGATCCTGCACGCCTACGAGGAGTGGGGGAGGGACTGCCTTGCCCGGTTCAACGGGATGTGGGCGTTCGCCATCTGGGACGGGCACCGCCGCGAACTCTTCTGCGCCCGGGACCGCCTGGGCGTCAAGCCGTTCTATTACACTACAGCGGCCGGATCGTTCCTCTTCGCCTCCGAGATCAAGGCGCTCCGGGCGCATCCCGGGGTGGGAGGGAGACCGAACGACCGGATGCTCATGACGTTCCTCGCCTGGGGGGTCGCGGACCATACGGCGGAGACGATGTACGACGGCATCTTCCAGCTCCCGCCGGCCCACCTGCTCGTCGTTTCGGAAGGGGGTGCCGGGGTCCCTGAGCGCTACTGGGACTTCGCCATGAACGGTGCGTCGGGGGGTGCCGACGACGATGCCGCCGCAGAAAGAGTCCGCGACCTCCTGACCGACTCGGTCCGGCTCCGGCTCCGGAGCGACGTCCCGGTCGGGACCTGCCTTTCGGGGGGGATCGACTCCTCGACGGTCACCGCCCTGATCAACGACCTCCTGCGGGCCGAGCACCCGGAGAGCGTCGGGAACCGGCAGAGGACGTTCTCGGTCTGTTTCGACGACCCCCGGTTCGACGAGAGCCGGCATATCGACGTGGTGGTCGCGGCGACGGGCGTCGCGAGCCGCCGGACGACGCCCGATACGGAGGGGCTCTGGGAGGATATCGGGAGGCTCCTCTACATGCAGGACGAGCCGTTCGCCTCGCTCTCGATCTATGCTCAGTACTGCGTGATGCGGCTTGCACGTGACGAGGTGAAGGTGGTCCTCGACGGTCAGGGCGCCGACGAGCAGCTCGCGGGCTACATCGCCTACCAGGCCCCCTATATCCGCGGCCTCCTCCGCGGGGGAGAGGTTGCCCGCGCCCTCCGGGAGGGGTTCGGGAGCGCGAAACGCCATGGCTCGTTCCTCTCGTGGGCGGCCCGCCAGTTCTTCGTCAGGTCGGAGCGGAGGGGGCTCCTCAAGGGCCCGGCGCCGGAGGTTCTCCGGTACGCCGGGTCGCTCGACGAGGTCCTGAAACGCGAGGTCACGGCCTCGAACCTCCCCCTCCTCCTCCACTGGGAGGACCGGAACTCGATGGCCTTCTCGATCGAGGCGCGGGTCCCGTTCCTCGACTACCGGCTCGTGGAGTACCTCGCCTCCCTCCCGCTCGACCAGAAGGTCCGCCGCGGCGTTACGAAGCACGTCCTCCGGCGGGCGATCCGGGCCCTCGTCCCGGACGCCATCCGGTGCAGGATGGACAAGATGGGGTTCGTGACCCCCGAGGAGGCCTGGATGAAGGATGAACTCGCTCCGGAGATCCTCGCTCTCTTCTCCTCGCCGGAGTTTGCCGGCCGGCCTTACTGGGACGCGGAGCGGGTGCTCGGGAACTACCGGGAGTTTCTCGACGGGAAGAGCGCGTACTCCACCGAGTTCTGGCGGATTGCCTGTGCTGAACTCTGGCTGAGGCAATTTGCGACGGGCCAGAGGGCCGGAACAGGAGCACCGTAA
- a CDS encoding carboxymuconolactone decarboxylase family protein, protein MDFEKVLTKIGERGSDAIAKELLKEIEAEYGRVPLIFERMAERPEILISHLLYKGAVVETSQLEPKVIELISLAVGAALKCNHCVEYHMQSAMAKGATRAEILEAILIAGLLANSAVLADAYRVVNGAAPCPSCDLNGTGLDKTCSDK, encoded by the coding sequence ATGGACTTTGAGAAGGTACTCACGAAGATCGGGGAGCGAGGATCGGACGCGATCGCGAAGGAACTCCTCAAGGAGATCGAGGCCGAATACGGCAGGGTCCCCCTGATCTTTGAACGGATGGCGGAACGGCCGGAGATCCTCATCTCGCACCTGCTCTACAAGGGTGCCGTCGTCGAGACCAGCCAGCTCGAGCCGAAGGTGATCGAGCTTATAAGCCTCGCGGTGGGCGCCGCGCTCAAGTGTAACCACTGCGTGGAGTACCACATGCAGTCGGCGATGGCGAAGGGCGCGACCCGGGCCGAGATCCTCGAAGCGATCCTGATCGCGGGACTGCTCGCGAACTCCGCGGTCCTCGCGGACGCTTACCGGGTGGTGAACGGCGCGGCCCCCTGCCCCTCCTGCGACCTCAACGGCACGGGCCTCGATAAGACCTGTTCGGATAAATGA
- a CDS encoding methanogenesis marker 7 protein, with amino-acid sequence MTTLVPVTFKGGVYRHDEIMDLIDDLGGYIVQKHVMAQDVVLQSFVPRDDIELIREIAKPLAGTVTEAPLVGTEIAVVSPSLEIHHLPHTSCDLAEYLRRSGAKTNMIGLSRGFGKRIANLNDEERDVINEHDLAVYTLGNFEECIRQKFPVLRQGIHVPIVVTGAPDRETLVRIVDPPVEGYVGGVGRIMHRFKRPEELVKLDELVDEVSRTLDARRDALARDPLSVFPPRLMAIIEERIHEISMLTHPTPVTAQMEGLRVKLPYDPYAPAIRSLEVVDGITIGDIADVTPSRMRNYILIRIKPFSETRILV; translated from the coding sequence GTGACGACGCTGGTGCCGGTGACTTTCAAGGGCGGCGTCTACCGGCACGACGAGATCATGGACCTGATCGACGACCTCGGCGGCTACATCGTGCAGAAGCACGTCATGGCCCAGGACGTCGTCCTCCAGTCGTTCGTGCCGCGCGACGATATCGAACTGATCCGGGAGATTGCAAAGCCGCTCGCAGGCACGGTGACCGAGGCGCCGCTTGTCGGGACCGAGATCGCCGTGGTCAGCCCGAGCCTCGAGATCCACCATCTCCCGCACACCTCCTGCGACCTCGCCGAGTATCTCAGGCGGTCGGGCGCGAAGACCAACATGATCGGACTCTCGCGGGGGTTCGGGAAACGGATCGCAAACTTAAACGACGAGGAGCGGGACGTCATCAACGAGCACGACCTCGCCGTCTACACCCTGGGTAATTTCGAGGAGTGCATCCGGCAGAAGTTCCCGGTGCTCCGGCAGGGAATCCACGTCCCGATCGTGGTGACCGGCGCCCCGGACCGCGAGACCCTGGTCCGGATCGTCGACCCGCCCGTCGAGGGCTACGTCGGAGGGGTCGGGCGGATCATGCACCGGTTCAAGCGCCCTGAGGAGCTTGTGAAACTCGACGAGCTGGTCGACGAGGTCTCCCGCACCCTGGACGCCCGGCGGGACGCCCTCGCCCGGGACCCGCTCTCCGTCTTCCCTCCCCGCCTGATGGCGATCATCGAGGAGCGGATCCACGAGATCAGCATGCTGACGCACCCGACGCCGGTGACCGCCCAGATGGAAGGCCTCCGGGTGAAACTCCCCTACGACCCCTACGCCCCCGCCATACGGTCGCTCGAGGTCGTCGACGGGATCACCATCGGCGATATCGCCGACGTTACGCCGTCGCGAATGCGCAATTACATATTGATACGGATTAAACCCTTCTCGGAAACCAGGATCTTGGTGTAG
- a CDS encoding methanogenesis marker 17 protein: protein MPPLNYFVVESPDSVGREAYERIAADVLQDLDLVKVIDRLHIFVDPKVPIFAAAGLLRHMPRAIRVGDFANVNSGEKEIVLDIGDETYLAPLLRVLWARYGKENVDQPDRFTVVLPAGLAGEEELDRLVVADPGESLHKDVIYALQYIAPEGFKVRRQYIRDEKFYYVASEDTLPGDIVEKVVAPLFTKMGVTL, encoded by the coding sequence ATGCCCCCGCTGAACTACTTCGTGGTCGAGTCGCCCGACAGCGTCGGGAGAGAGGCCTACGAGCGGATCGCGGCCGACGTCCTCCAGGACCTCGATCTGGTCAAGGTGATCGACCGGCTGCACATCTTCGTCGACCCGAAGGTCCCGATCTTCGCCGCCGCCGGGCTGCTCCGGCATATGCCGCGGGCGATCCGTGTCGGCGATTTTGCGAACGTCAACTCCGGCGAGAAAGAGATCGTCCTCGATATCGGCGACGAGACCTACCTCGCGCCGCTGCTCCGGGTTCTCTGGGCCCGATACGGGAAAGAGAACGTCGACCAGCCCGACCGGTTCACCGTCGTCCTCCCGGCGGGGCTTGCCGGGGAGGAGGAGCTCGACCGGCTGGTCGTGGCCGATCCGGGCGAATCGCTGCATAAAGACGTCATCTACGCGCTCCAGTACATCGCCCCCGAAGGGTTCAAGGTCCGCCGCCAGTACATCCGGGACGAGAAGTTTTACTATGTGGCAAGCGAGGATACCCTGCCGGGCGACATCGTGGAGAAGGTTGTCGCCCCGCTCTTTACAAAGATGGGGGTGACGCTGTGA